In one window of Rhodanobacter sp. FDAARGOS 1247 DNA:
- a CDS encoding NUDIX hydrolase, translating into MQQPIIIMFEAFQRYRDQWQGESTVVAQFESFLHAHAHGFERSNVAGHFTGSAWLVSGDGRRVLLMHHRKLDRWLQPGGHADGDTDLARVALREAEEETGLTGLRVEGDIFDIDRHRIPARANESEHWHYDVRYVVRAGADESFVVNAESHALAWRPVGEVANDETLDASLRRMARKWLATG; encoded by the coding sequence ATGCAGCAACCGATCATCATCATGTTCGAAGCTTTCCAGCGCTACCGTGACCAATGGCAGGGGGAGTCCACGGTCGTCGCGCAGTTCGAAAGTTTTCTGCATGCGCACGCGCATGGATTCGAGCGGAGCAACGTCGCCGGCCACTTCACCGGCTCGGCCTGGCTGGTCAGCGGCGACGGCAGGCGCGTGTTGCTGATGCATCACCGCAAGCTGGATCGCTGGTTGCAGCCGGGCGGTCATGCCGATGGCGACACGGATCTTGCCCGGGTCGCCCTGCGCGAGGCGGAAGAGGAAACCGGCCTGACCGGCCTTCGCGTCGAAGGCGACATCTTCGACATTGATCGACATCGCATCCCCGCTCGCGCGAACGAGTCCGAGCACTGGCACTACGACGTGCGCTACGTGGTGCGGGCGGGAGCGGACGAGTCGTTCGTGGTCAATGCCGAGTCGCATGCGCTGGCCTGGCGACCGGTGGGCGAGGTGGCGAACGATGAGACACTCGATGCGTCGTTGCGACGAATGGCGCGCAAGTGGCTGGCAACGGGCTGA